One Acropora palmata chromosome 2, jaAcrPala1.3, whole genome shotgun sequence genomic window carries:
- the LOC141875012 gene encoding uncharacterized protein LOC141875012: MAGFAAKHLVSSATGGMAGRVGELGGDFGKQLSMENLHLTRKEIERAEKELERREKERKKKHIEKEASREKVRSNIRGKYGIKKRRGHEPVETHSGILMPRSEKELLLSVKNAGDDEVEDEDDCGCSSCCPWTSCLPCFPGSSNLR; the protein is encoded by the coding sequence atggcAGGCTTTGCAGCCAAACACCTCGTGTCCAGTGCAACAGGTGGAATGGCAGGGCGTGTGGGAGAACTTGGAGGAGATTTTGGGAAACAACTAAGTATGGAAAACTTACACTTGACTAGAAAGGAAATCGAGAGAGCAGAGAAGGAACTAGAGAgacgagaaaaagaacgaaaaaagaaacacattgAAAAGGAAGCGTCAAGAGAAAAAGTTCGCTCTAACATCAGAGGAAAATACGGGATAAAAAAGAGAAGAGGGCACGAACCCGTAGAGACTCACAGTGGGATTTTAATGCCGAGAAGCGAAAAAGAACTTCTCTTGTCGGTAAAAAATGCAGGAGACGACGAAGTGGAAGACGAGGACGATTGCGGATGCTCATCTTGCTGTCCATGGACTTCCTGTCTTCCTTGTTTTCCTGGAAGTAGCAACCTTCGATGA
- the LOC141875001 gene encoding protein O-mannose kinase-like — protein MAAKLLFYFAPVPFVFLTYYLLFSGKKTIRRNDNYKSKQKVAGNNGRKPECPSNFHLVNGNCERCPRGQFSFQGWIACLQWLDCANIALDVRIRRRIGIPGHLNAVKEVYLADWNGYDVVYSKCASEMFYEDCLHGMKMVEGLQGSEFVVQLVGICYSGSLELVTGYYKYGSADKLNKLLERPELSEYNTLDTRFQLCIDYVRILNFLHNSPLGVRVMCDSNDITKTLSQYLITDDFHLVVNDLDALPEVRGDKGELIKCGHRELHGDFVAPEQLWPYGESRAFNDEEMPPYDERIDIWRIPNVVDKLLGRVQNGNYVRRLLLGIHESCKQDDPDERPTAKEILENFLRVQKIVKDGMKKEL, from the exons atggctgccaagttgttgttttattttgcaccGGTTCCGTTCGTCTTTTTAACTTATTACCTCTTATTTTCGGGAAAGAAAACTATCCGAAGGAATGATAATtataaatcaaagcaaaaagtCGCAGGAAATAATGGCAGGAAGCCTGAATGTCCCTCGAATTTCCATTTAGTGAACGGCAATTGCGAGCGTTGTCCTCGAGGCCAGTTTAGTTTTCAAGGCTGGATTGCCTGTTTACAGTGGTTAGACTGTGCCAACATTGCTTTGGATGTGAGAATAAGGCGGAGGATTGGAATCCCAGGTCATCTAAATGCGGTGAAAGAAGTTTATTTAGCCGATTGGAATGGCTACGATGTTGTTTATAGCAAGTGTGCTAGTGAAATGTTTTATGAAGACTGTTTACATGGAATGAAAATGGTAGAAGGTCTACAAGGAAGTGAATTCGTTGTTCAACTCGTTGGAATTTGCTACAGTGGAAGTCTGGAG TTGGTAACAGGTTATTACAAGTACGGTTCAGCAGACAAACTCAACAAACTTTTGGAAAGACCGGAACTCAGTGAATATAATACACTGGACACAAGATTTCAACTTTGCATAGACTATGTGCGAATCCTTAATTTTCTTCATAACAGTCCACTTGGAGTGCGAGTTATGTGTGACTCAAATGACATTACAAAGACGCTATCGCAGTATCTCATCACAGATGACTTTCATCTGGTTGTCAATGATTTAGATGCATTACCAGAAGTTAGAGGTGACAAAGGTGAGCTGATCAAATGTGGCCATAGGGAATTGCATGGTGACTTTGTAGCCCCTGAACAACTGTGGCCGTATGGAGAATCCCGCGCATTTAATGACGAGGAGATGCCTCCTTATGATGAGAGAATTGATATTTGGAGAATACCAAATGTTGTTGATAAACTTCTTGGCCGAGTTCAAAATGGCAATTATGTGAGGCGTCTGCTTTTAGGAATTCACGAATCTTGCAAACAAGATGACCCAGATGAAAGGCCAACTGCAAAGgaaattcttgaaaatttcTTAAGAGTACAGAAAATTGTTAAGGATGGAATGAAGAAGGAGTTATGA
- the LOC141874988 gene encoding condensin complex subunit 3-like: MPARYDSVRSIFEEAQRGLQHSKKLLTELKKLHDNSTQDEFQESFLLHLKHAMVVFNRESTVERVIEFAAKYVTLKEHSFPAVQKGGQHSDDEEDDASNIFLDLIFRFLLDSHDAKDKAVRFRVCQLVNKILNNLDDDAVIDDKLADRIFETMLTRLYDKIPAVRVQAVAAVSRLQDPGDTECAVISTYLSLMSTDSSAEVRRAVLLNIAISAQTLEAIIGRTQDVTESVRKLAYRILAEKVNIKSFTIAQRVQLLCNGLRDRSEAINNICAKELLGNWLKSFDKDIIKLLKSLDVEGCTEVAELAIKGILKGLTVEDLLEHIALLKKGQQDEGPVRIDYNGLDAETAFYWRCLGEHVKSMGVDGEQFLDELLPEVSGFCMYIQGYVEFSLCGQPSEQDSQETQHKFVIQQLLTLVAVVDLSDEVGRKNLCQMLHDLLVLPEIPESLVEVLHARYIDVEPEESNRIQELVEIIADVRQPMVVIETAQNKEKKRLWELKIAGIHVKLNQLRDELEQCVANQDFARAAELKQEITDLEEQKETLDSEENFFSQTVRSEEKDDPVTLLKCLTIASEMLQGVATSGLNATLTTLVQTLLLPGVQNEDPSVRNMAVKCLGLCALLSCEFARTHLVLFLQVAQLDQELVRVTALQVVFDLLLTFGLEAFKVKASLPEQELSNVGGPSSPEQDSSEEEEAKEDEGDEANDSDCEHEADGDADDTQAPIVDTAASVLTILTGILESESNDLRNVAAEGLAKLLLSGRVLSAKLFVRLLLLWYNPTTEDDVNLRHCLGVFFPVFAFASRTNQELVEEAFLPTLQTLFSAPVSSPLASVNINNVAELLVELTNSKYLTKKTANSIDTTEVASIHVSLSLAVANEILSNPWAPGVRVLCKILAMMDLTGCAQSNIKEMKILTTRMMEEIDDSVSVRTLTKFQKFLLVLTDADNEVSPQMELEAGEQTRGAEESDKPNDTRADEGTVNNTTHSYADTSEDTNCPEMSKSAERLQSSTDEPMEINTGQTVDVSNGYDTEIPNEPLKSKSKTKSKKGASKATPRKKEFSSSDATVTKQATTRRTKSNRKSKRNTGKKSAALSTSDEDNSEKENFANDSDDVLFE, from the exons ATGCCTGCACGGTATGACAGTGTaagaagcatttttgaagaAGCACAACGAGGACTTCAACATTCCAAAAAGCTCTTAACCGAACTGAAAAAGCTCCATGACAATTCAACACAAGATGAATTTCAAGAAAGCTTTCTGCTGCATTTGAAGCATGCTATGGTGGTATTTAACAGGGAATCTACTGTAGAACGAGTAATTGAATTCGCAGCTAAATATGTTACGTTAAAAGAACATAGTTTTCCTGCGGTTCAGAAG GGTGGCCAGCACAGTGATGATGAGGAAGATGATGCCTCGaacatttttcttgatttgatttttcgcTTCCTGCTTGACTCTCATGATGCTAAAGATAAAGCAGTGAGATTCCGTGTTTGTCAACTTGTCAACAAGATCCTAAACAACTTGGATGATGACGCTGTAATTGATGACAAACTTGCTGACAGAATCTTTGAAACTATGCTGACACGTCTCTATGACAAGATTCCTGCTGTGAGGGTACAGGCTGTCGCTGCTGTTTCGCGCCTTCAAGACCCTGGGGATACAGAGTGCGCTGTGATATCTACATATCTAAGCCTAATGTCCACAGACTCAAGTGCTGAAGTTCGTAGAGCTGTGCTGCTAAATATTGCCATTTCTGCACAGACATTAGAGGCAATTATAG GGCGAACTCAAGATGTGACAGAATCAGTAAGAAAACTTGCATATCGCATTCTAGCAGAAAAGGTGAACATCAAATCATTTACCATTGCTCAAAGAGTGCAGCTGCTTTGCAATGGATTACGCGACAGGTCAGAGGCCATTAACAACATTTGTGCCAAGGAGCTCCTGGGTAACTGGCTGAAGAGTTTTGACAAAGATATCATTAAACTGCTCAAAAGTTTAGATGTGGAGGGCTGTACTGAAGTGGCTGAACTAGCAATAAAAGGAATTCTTAAAG GCCTGACAGTCGAGGACTTGCTAGAGCATATTGCTTTGTTGAAAAAAGGACAACAAGACGAAGGCCCAGTGAGAATTGATTACAATGGCCTGGATGCTGAGACAGCATTTTATTGGAGATGTCTTGGAGAGCATGTGAAATCAATGGGTGTGGACGGTGAACAATTCCTGGATGAACTGTTGCCAGAAGTTTCTGGCTTTTGCATGTATATCCAGGG TTATGTGGAGTTCTCTTTATGTGGACAGCCGTCAGAGCAAGATTCACAGGAGACTCAGCACAAATTTGTCATACAACAACTCTTGACTCTTGTAGCTGTGGTAGACCTCTCTGATGAAGTTGGAAG GAAAAATCTCTGCCAAATGCTTCATGATTTACTAGTCCTTCCAGAGATTCCAGAATCATTAGTTGAAGTTCTTCATGCTCGATACATAGATGTTGAACCAGAAGAAAGCAACAGGATTCAGGAGCTGGTGGAGATCATTGCTGATGTCAGGCAGCCCATGGTTGTCATAGAGACTGcccaaaacaaagagaaaaaaagattgtGGGAACTCAAG ATTGCTGGGATCCATGTGAAGTTAAACCAGTTACGTGATGAACTGGAGCAATGTGTGGCAAACCAAGACTTTGCGAGGGCAGCCGAACTGAAGCAAGAAATCACTGACCTagaagaacaaaaagagacCCTTGACTCAGAGGAGAATTTCTTCTCTCAGACAGTCAGGTCTGAGGAAAAG GATGATCCAGTTACCCTACTGAAGTGTTTGACCATTGCATCTGAGATGTTGCAGGGTGTGGCCACAAGTGGACTCAATGCTACTCTCACCACCCTAGTTCAAACATTG CTTCTACCAGGAGTACAAAATGAAGATCCTTCGGTACGAAACATGGCGGTCAAATGCTTGGGTCTGTGTGCTTTGCTCTCCTGTGAATTTGCAAGAACTCATCTTGTGCTTTTTCTTCAG GTTGCTCAACTTGACCAAGAGCTTGTACGAGTTACAGCTCTTCAAGTCGTCTTTGAtcttcttctgacatttggcCTTGAAGCGTTCAAAGTAAAAGCCTCTCTCCCTGAGCAGGAGTTGAGCAATGTTGGTGGTCCTAGCTCCCCAGAACAAGATTCATCTGAAGAAGAGGAAGCAAAAGAAGACGAAGGTGATGAAGCAAATGACAGTGACTGTGAGCATGAAGCTGATGGAGATGCAGACGACACTCAAGCACCTATTGTAGACACAGCTGCAAGTGTTTTGACCATACTTACAGGGATACTAGAGAGCGAG AGTAATGACCTGCGCAATGTAGCAGCCGAGGGACTTGCCAAATTGCTGTTATCTGGACGGGTTCTCAGTGCTAAACTTTTCGTGCGGCTCCTTTTGCTGTGGTATAATCCCACCACTGAAGATGATGTCAACCTTAGACACTGCCTTGGTGTCTTCTTTCCTGTTTTCGCCTTTGCTTCACG CACAAACCAGGAACTTGTTGAGGAGGCATTCCTTCCTACTCTGCAAACGCTATTCAGCGCTCCCGTGTCATCTCCATTGGCTTCAGTCAACATAAATAATGTGGCGGAGCTGCTAGTCGAACTCACCAACTCGAAatatttgacaaagaaaacagcaaaCTCCATCGATACAACCGAG GTCGCTAGCATACATGTCTCCTTGAGTCTTGCAGTGGCCAATGAAATTCTATCAAACCCATGGGCTCCTGGTGTCAGGGTATTGTGTAAGATACTCGCTATGATGGACCTTACAGGATGCGCGCAGTCAAAcatcaaagaaatgaaaatccTCACCACAAGAATGATGGAG GAAATTGATGACAGCGTTTCCGTGAGAACACTCACTAAATTCCAGAAATTTCTGCTTGTCCTTACAGATGCAGACAATG AGGTCTCGCCACAGATGGAACTTGAAGCTGGCGAGCAAACACGTGGTGCCGAAGAATCCGATAAACCCAACGATACAAGGGCAGACGAAGGAACTGTGAATAACACCACCCACTCATATGCTGACACGTCGGAGGACACAAATTGTCCAGAGATGAGTAAATCCGCGGAAAGATTACAAAGTAGCACAGATGAACCCATGGAAATCAATACTG GGCAAACTGTCGATGTCTCCAATGGCTATGATACTGAAATACCAAATGAACCTCTTAAGTCCAAATCTAAAACAAAGAGCAAGAAAGGAGCCTCAAAAGCAACTCCGAGAAAAAAAGAGTTCAG TTCTTCTGATGCAACAGTAACTAAACAAGCAACTacaagaagaacaaaatcaAACAG GAAAAGCAAGCGTAATACAGGGAAAAAGTCAGCCGCCCTTAGTACGTCGGATGAGGACAAcagtgaaaaggaaaattttgcaAACGATTCCGACGACGTTTTGTTTGAATGA
- the LOC141875007 gene encoding receptor expression-enhancing protein 1-like isoform X2: protein MVSYVVSRVIMLVFGTLYPAYASYKAMKTKNVREYVRWMMYWIVFALFITVELFADLIFGFWFPFYYELKIIFMLWLLLPASKGSSVLYRKFVHPWLSKNENDIDSYIEQLKESGYVTFMRVGRNSLTFAADTMIKTATTGQSVLAEKLRQYGTDHTDNPRSGRLLKAKSWYGGMNLMDNDYKPIDETEEYSLIEEREEEEEESVRSVAESPKLNDELKENPEEFKTVPTKRSYASGAHRSSTLPRSYGRATRAQPRRSGRNKQVRTIPVSPGGSSEAPC from the exons ATGGTGTCCTACGTGGTGTCCCGAGTTATCAT GCTTGTGTTTGGAACGCTATATCCAGCTTATGCATCGTACAAGGCGATGAAGACGAAAAACGTCCGAGAATAC GTCAGATGGATGATGTATTGGATagtttttgctctttttatTACTGTGGAACTCTTTGCTGACCTtatttttggattttg gtTTCCTTTTTATTATGAACTCAAGATAATCTTTATGCTGTGGCTTCTGTTGCCAGCTTCAAAG GGGTCAAGTGTTCTGTATCGTAAATTTGTCCATCCATGGCTGTCTAAGAATGAAAAT GACATTGATAGCTATATAGAACAGCTGAAAGAAAGTGGCTACGTTACATTCATGAGAGTAGGCAGGAACAGCTTGACATTTGCTGCTGATACCATGATCAAAACTGCGACAACG GGTCAAAGTGTTCTAGCTGAGAAACTGCGACAGTATGGTACAGATCACACAGATAATCCCAGAAGTGGAAGGCTTCTTAAAGCCAAGTCATGGTATGGTGGAATGAATTTGATGGACAACGATTACAAACCAATTGATGAAACAGAAGAATACAGTCTAATAGAGGAGagggaagaagaggaagaagagtCTGTCCGTTCCGTTGCAGAAAG tccaAAACTGAATGatgaattgaaagaaaaccCTGAAGAATTTAAAACTGTACCAACCAAGAGATCATATGCATCCGGTGCTCACAGGTCATCTACTTTGCCACGCTCTTATGGG AGAGCCACAAGGGCACAACCAAGACGAAGTGGGCGGAACAAACAAGTACGCACTATACCTGTTTCCCCTGGAGGCTCAAGTGAGGCACCATGCTGA
- the LOC141875007 gene encoding receptor expression-enhancing protein 1-like isoform X1: MVSYVVSRVIMLVFGTLYPAYASYKAMKTKNVREYVRWMMYWIVFALFITVELFADLIFGFWFPFYYELKIIFMLWLLLPASKGSSVLYRKFVHPWLSKNENDIDSYIEQLKESGYVTFMRVGRNSLTFAADTMIKTATTGQSVLAEKLRQYGTDHTDNPRSGRLLKAKSWYGGMNLMDNDYKPIDETEEYSLIEEREEEEEESVRSVAESPKLNDELKENPEEFKTVPTKRSYASGAHRSSTLPRSYGRTTNRPRVYGSSNDYDERATRAQPRRSGRNKQVRTIPVSPGGSSEAPC; the protein is encoded by the exons ATGGTGTCCTACGTGGTGTCCCGAGTTATCAT GCTTGTGTTTGGAACGCTATATCCAGCTTATGCATCGTACAAGGCGATGAAGACGAAAAACGTCCGAGAATAC GTCAGATGGATGATGTATTGGATagtttttgctctttttatTACTGTGGAACTCTTTGCTGACCTtatttttggattttg gtTTCCTTTTTATTATGAACTCAAGATAATCTTTATGCTGTGGCTTCTGTTGCCAGCTTCAAAG GGGTCAAGTGTTCTGTATCGTAAATTTGTCCATCCATGGCTGTCTAAGAATGAAAAT GACATTGATAGCTATATAGAACAGCTGAAAGAAAGTGGCTACGTTACATTCATGAGAGTAGGCAGGAACAGCTTGACATTTGCTGCTGATACCATGATCAAAACTGCGACAACG GGTCAAAGTGTTCTAGCTGAGAAACTGCGACAGTATGGTACAGATCACACAGATAATCCCAGAAGTGGAAGGCTTCTTAAAGCCAAGTCATGGTATGGTGGAATGAATTTGATGGACAACGATTACAAACCAATTGATGAAACAGAAGAATACAGTCTAATAGAGGAGagggaagaagaggaagaagagtCTGTCCGTTCCGTTGCAGAAAG tccaAAACTGAATGatgaattgaaagaaaaccCTGAAGAATTTAAAACTGTACCAACCAAGAGATCATATGCATCCGGTGCTCACAGGTCATCTACTTTGCCACGCTCTTATGGG AGAACCACAAACAGACCAAGAGTTTATGGCTCCAGCAATGATTATGACGAG AGAGCCACAAGGGCACAACCAAGACGAAGTGGGCGGAACAAACAAGTACGCACTATACCTGTTTCCCCTGGAGGCTCAAGTGAGGCACCATGCTGA
- the LOC141874999 gene encoding nucleotide exchange factor SIL1-like encodes MLQYLIPLVLLSSSVADQQPGLVLVESDDSGVENDNNYNKAVNDVNEHDEEDLEVFQPTADWQAIKPGQGIPPGLHVRMNLQSGVKEAKLMDGDDGKKYQSNGNTKQKFIKIDKNIISKQRLKEALKDFRDKFHHDSPTEDSSEELGSRLEASQKFRSLDEIQKELEGVDLFVKKDIEVIMEYVAVLNSSSSNLSEKEHALNELEYYVHQIDNARDLHSIGGLALVIKLMNSTEPSLASRASYVLGSAAQSNPQVQQAALKLEALPLLLRLLSKDEPMAVRKKALYALSSLIRLFPIGQKEFLKFSGLDIFQKLFEEPSSEPLLVKAITLMTDILTEQIEHVRNRLEKQGQDVSGEISVRVPLLKKIVEKGWCRLVPGLLHTTENDTKEKVLQALHVMATGCKSEFQEAHVQDNLNRLKLEWLKDASQHHQDHDDSEYVRILLGLVTDLMKKLS; translated from the exons ATGTTGCAGTATTTAATTCCTTTGGTGCTTCTATCTTCAA GTGTTGCAGACCAACAGCCAGGACTTGTATTGGTTGAATCTGATGACAGTGgtgttgaaaatgataataactATAACAAAGCAGTAAATGATGTTAATGAACATGATGAAGAAGATCTAGAAGTGTTTCAACCAACTGCTGACTGGCAAGCAATTAAACCAGGTCAAGGTATTCCGCCAGGACTCCATGTACGCATGAATTTACAAAGTGGGGTAAAGGAAGCCAAACTTATGGATGGGGATGATGGAAAGAAATACCAAAGTAATGGCAATACAAAGCAGAAGTTTATTAAAATTGACAAGAacatcatttcaaaacaacgTCTAAAAGAAGCGTTGAAGGATTTTAGAGATAAATTTCACCATGACAGCCCTACTGAAGATAGTTCTGAAGAGCTTGGAAGTAGATTGGAAGCAA GTCAAAAGTTCAGATCCTTGGATGAAATCCAAAAGGAACTGGAAGGAGTAGATCTCTTTGTCAAAAAAGACATTGAGGTGATCATGGAATATGTTGCAGTGCTTAATAGCTCAAGTTCAAATCTTTCTGAAAAGGAACACGCCTTGAATGAGCTTGAATATTATGTGCATCAGATTGATAATGCAAGAGATTTACACAGTATTGGTGGACTAGCTCTGGTGATTAAACTAATGAATTCCACTGAGCCTAGTCTCGCAAGTAGAGCAAGTTACGTTCTGGGATCTGCAGCCCAAAG TAATCCACAAGTTCAGCAAGCAGCACTCAAATTGGAAGCTTTGCCATTACTTCTTCGTCTGTTATCCAAAGATGAACCCATGGCTGTGAGAAAGAAGGCTTTGTATGCTCTTTCATCTCTGATAAGACTGTTTCCCATTGGACAGAAAGAATTTCTTAAGTTCAGTGGACTTGATATATTCCAGAAGCTTTTTGAAGAACCCAGCAGTGAACCACTGCTTGTCAAAGCAATCACACTTATGACTGATATACTAACAGAACAAATTGAGCATGTTCGAAACCGTCTGGAAAAACAAGGCCAAGATGTGTCAGGCGAGATTTCTGTAAG AGTTCCTCTTTTGAAAAAGATCGTCGAGAAAGGCTGGTGCCGACTCGTACCAGGTCTACTACACACTACTGAAAATGACACCAAAGAGAAAGTTCTTCAAGCCCTGCATGTGATGGCAACAGGATGCAAGAGCGAGTTTCAAGAAGCTCACGTGCAGGACAATTTAAATCGTCTCAAATTGGAGTGGCTCAAGGATGCAAGTCAGCATCACCAAGATCACGATGATTCCGAATATGTCAGGATATTATTGGGGCTCGTTACAGACCTCATGAAGAAACTCAGCTGA